The following proteins are co-located in the Acanthochromis polyacanthus isolate Apoly-LR-REF ecotype Palm Island chromosome 7, KAUST_Apoly_ChrSc, whole genome shotgun sequence genome:
- the LOC110956902 gene encoding uncharacterized protein LOC110956902 encodes MDRAEDQISLPEQVKPLCGDSWTLPGEGGEEEGRLEKKVVDLTAKNQQLLEEQRAERRRSKEEALQWHREKSKMLEVFSNRLDVPAQPPGLHFAGAGDGQTGNRESPRNVDGVNTGQQEAAEEGEGSEEKGLSAEQQTAACTDPDRPLEGAKARLEELKESLYQREREITELLEAERSPFLRSFSPPAAFCFPLSFTRLMQFADQCLKPKPF; translated from the exons ATGGACCGTGCAGAAGATCAGATCTCATTACCAGAACAAGTTAAACCACTCTGCGGAGATTCCTGGACTCTACCAGGAGAaggtggagaagaagaaggccGACTGGAGAAGAAAGTTGTG GATTTGACGGCAAAAAAccagcagctgctggaggagcagagagctgagaggaggaggagtaaaGAGGAGGCCCTGCAGTGGCACAGAGAGAAG AGCAAAATGCTGGAAGTGTTCTCCAACAGGCTGGATGTTCCTGCACAGCCACCAGGCCTCCA CTTTGCAGGAGCTGGAGATGGCCAGACAGGAAATAGGGAAAGTCCAAGAAATGTTGATGGTGTCAACACAGGACAGCAGGAAGCTGCAGAGGAAGGTGAAGGCTCAGAGGAAAAAGGACTTTCAGCAGAACAACAGACTGCG GCCTGCACTGATCCAGATCGGCCTCTGGAGGGGGCTAAAGCCCGTCTAGAGGAGCTGAAGGAGAGCCTGTaccagagggagagggagatcACTGAGCTGCTGGAGGCGGAGAGGAGCCCATTCCTCCGGTCCTTCAGCCCCCCTGCAGCGTTCTGCTTCCCGCTGTCATTCACAAG gcTCATGCAGTTTGCAGATCAGTGTCTGAAACCAAAACCATTTTAG
- the anxa1a gene encoding annexin A1a, giving the protein MSLIQTLMQQTVYLGMPDDSVLKSEGTVTAAPNFSPSGDAAVLDKAIKTKGVDENTIIEILVKRSNEQRQQIKEAYQQASGKPLDSALKNALKGDLEDVVMGLLKTPAQYDAWQLKHAMKGLGTDEDTLIEILASRNNRQITDIKKVYKDEYKKDLEEDIRSDTSGDFRTALLTLCKAGRTEGVCEQLIDSDARALYEAGEGRKGKDCSVFIEILTSRSGPHLRKVFERYSKYSKVDVAKAIDLEMKGDIESCLTAVVKCAGSRPAFFAERLYLAMKGKGTRKNILTRVMVSRSEIDMKRIKEEYKKNYGKTLYQEILDDTKGDYEKILLALCGPEN; this is encoded by the exons ATGTCTTTAATCCAGACCTTAATGCAGCAAACCGTCTATCTGGGCATGCCCGATGACTCA GTCTTGAAGAGTGAGGGAACGGTGACCGCAGCACCCAATTTTAGCCCCAGTGGAGATGCAGCAGTCTTGGACAAGGCCATCAAGACCAAAG GTGTGGATGAGAACACCATTATTGAAATTCTGGTCAAAAGGAGCAACGAGCAGAGACAGCAGATCAAAGAGGCTTACCAGCAGGCCAGTGGCAAG CCGCTGGATTCAGCATTGAAAAATGCTCTGAAGGGAGATCTGGAGGATGTAGTGATGGGTCTACTGAAAACACCGGCCCAGTACGATGCCTggcagctgaaacatgccatgaAG GGTCTGGGAACAGATGAGGACACCCTGATAGAGATTCTGGCTTCCCGAAACAACAGACAGATCACGGACATAAAGAAAGTCTACAAGGATG AATACAAGAAGGACCTGGAGGAAGACATCAGATCTGACACCAGTGGAGACTTCAGGACTGCTCTTCTTACACTCTGCAAG GCCGGCAGGACTGAGGGAGTTTGTGAGCAGCTGATTGACAGCGATGCCAGGGCTCTGTATGAGGCTGGGGAGGGGAGGAAGGGCAAAGACTGCTCCGTCTTCATTGAGATCCTAACCAGCAGGAGTGGCCCTCATCTTCGTAAAG TATTTGAGAGGTACTCAAAGTACAGCAAAGTGGATGTGGCCAAAGCTATCGACCTGGAGATGAAGGGAGATATTGAAAGTTGTCTCACAGCAGTAG TGAAGTGTGCTGGAAGCAGGCCTGCTTTCTTTGCAGAGAGGCTCTACTTGGCCATGAAG GGTAAAGGTACCCGCAAAAATATCCTGACTCGCGTCATGGTGAGCCGCTCTGAAATTGACATGAAACGGATCAAGGAGGAGTACAAGAAAAACTATGGCAAAACACTCTACCAGGAGATTCTG GATGACACCAAAGGAGACTATGAGAAGATTCTGCTTGCTCTCTGTGGGCCTGAAAATTAA